Proteins encoded by one window of Chryseobacterium foetidum:
- a CDS encoding metallophosphoesterase — MKIQIISDLHREFGFTDLSFENADVVILAGDVDLGTKGIEWIKNKIPDKPVIYVLGNHEYYKGSYPKTLNKIKTAAENSNVSVLEDSFVDIEDIRFHGATLWTDFSVFGSPMAYGSLCQSEMNDYKLIRRDPSYSKMRSIDTFKIHQISKHWLKESLEKSKGMKNVVVTHHAPSLQSVPEHFKTDPVTSAYASNLEDFIELHQPLYWIHGHIHTPSRYKIGATEIICNPHGYITEKYNGFEKELIIEI, encoded by the coding sequence ATGAAAATTCAAATTATCAGTGATCTGCATCGGGAGTTTGGTTTCACTGATCTGTCTTTTGAAAATGCTGATGTGGTCATATTAGCAGGAGATGTTGATTTAGGAACGAAAGGAATCGAATGGATTAAAAATAAAATTCCGGATAAACCTGTGATTTATGTCTTAGGAAATCATGAGTATTACAAAGGTTCTTACCCGAAAACTTTAAATAAAATCAAAACAGCTGCTGAAAATTCTAATGTGTCTGTATTGGAAGATTCTTTTGTGGATATTGAAGATATACGGTTTCACGGTGCAACTTTATGGACAGACTTCTCTGTTTTTGGGAGTCCTATGGCTTACGGAAGTCTTTGTCAGTCTGAAATGAATGATTATAAATTAATCAGACGTGATCCCTCTTATTCGAAGATGAGAAGTATTGATACATTTAAAATACATCAAATCTCAAAACATTGGTTGAAAGAAAGTCTGGAAAAATCGAAGGGTATGAAAAATGTTGTCGTAACGCATCACGCACCTAGCCTGCAATCTGTTCCTGAACATTTTAAAACTGATCCTGTGACTTCTGCATACGCTTCCAACTTAGAAGATTTTATTGAATTGCATCAACCGCTGTACTGGATTCACGGGCACATTCACACACCTTCAAGATATAAAATAGGAGCAACAGAAATTATCTGTAATCCGCACGGTTACATTACTGAGAAGTATAATGGTTTTGAAAAAGAATTAATTATCGAAATATGA
- a CDS encoding methionine ABC transporter ATP-binding protein gives MIEIKNISKTFHQKKQSFKALDDVNINIEKGDIVGIIGFSGAGKSTLIRTVNLLERPDNGQIIINGTDFTKLKSKQLAKERKKIGMIFQHFNLLSSRTVFENIALPLELDNLSKEEIRQKVNELLQIVGLEDKTNDYPKSLSGGQKQRVAIARALANDPYLLLCDEATSALDPATTQSILQLLRDINHRLGITILLITHEMEVIKAICNHVAVIDKGQLVIKGTLSEIISNKDNPIIKQFLNSGVMTIPQELNKKLQKEPQAGLFPLVEIELNEKISVEKLLSVIYDQYKIPYQLLKADVEYLGDSNFGKLLLHLKGESEENQKAIYYLNQNNIQNTLKGYA, from the coding sequence ATGATAGAAATTAAAAATATATCGAAAACCTTTCATCAGAAAAAACAGTCTTTCAAAGCTTTGGATGATGTAAATATCAACATTGAAAAAGGCGACATTGTTGGAATCATAGGATTTTCGGGAGCCGGAAAAAGCACCTTAATAAGAACGGTAAATCTTTTGGAAAGGCCAGATAACGGACAAATCATCATCAACGGAACAGATTTCACCAAATTAAAATCAAAACAACTTGCCAAAGAGCGCAAAAAGATCGGAATGATTTTCCAGCATTTTAATCTGCTTTCTTCGAGGACGGTCTTTGAAAATATTGCACTTCCGCTGGAGCTGGACAATTTAAGCAAAGAAGAAATCAGGCAAAAGGTAAATGAACTTCTGCAAATCGTTGGACTCGAAGACAAAACCAACGACTATCCTAAAAGTTTATCTGGAGGGCAAAAACAGAGGGTTGCCATTGCAAGGGCTTTAGCCAACGACCCGTATCTACTGCTCTGTGATGAAGCGACAAGTGCACTCGATCCGGCAACAACACAATCTATTCTGCAGCTTTTGAGAGATATCAATCACAGGCTGGGAATCACGATTTTGCTGATCACCCACGAAATGGAAGTCATCAAAGCGATCTGTAACCACGTTGCCGTTATCGACAAAGGACAATTAGTAATCAAAGGAACTTTGAGCGAAATTATTTCCAACAAAGACAATCCTATCATCAAACAATTTTTAAACTCAGGTGTTATGACTATACCGCAAGAACTTAATAAAAAACTACAAAAAGAGCCGCAAGCCGGACTTTTTCCGCTGGTTGAAATCGAATTAAACGAAAAAATAAGCGTTGAAAAACTGCTTTCAGTGATTTATGATCAGTATAAAATTCCTTACCAGCTTCTGAAAGCTGATGTGGAATATCTGGGCGATTCCAATTTTGGCAAACTTCTACTACATCTGAAAGGTGAAAGTGAAGAAAACCAAAAAGCCATCTATTATTTAAATCAGAATAACATTCAAAATACTTTAAAAGGATATGCTTAG
- the metI gene encoding methionine ABC transporter permease MetI codes for MLSDSVISLLSKGVWETVYMTFVSGFFGFVLGLPVGILLFVTRKGQLLENIIYNRILSVLVNIFRSIPFIILIVWMIPFTRSIVGTSIGMNAALVPLSIGAAPFIARLVENSLLEIPNGLIETARALGASPFQIIRKVLLPEALPSLINNATITLITLVGYSAMGGAVGAGGLGQIGYQYGYIGYDALIMNLVLGLLVALVFIIQFSGDRLAKRVDHR; via the coding sequence ATGCTTAGTGATTCTGTAATTTCGCTCCTGTCAAAAGGAGTATGGGAAACTGTTTACATGACTTTTGTGTCTGGATTTTTCGGTTTTGTTCTTGGTCTTCCGGTGGGAATTTTGCTTTTTGTAACCCGAAAAGGACAGCTGTTAGAGAATATCATTTACAACAGAATTCTTTCGGTTTTGGTTAATATTTTCAGGTCAATTCCTTTTATTATCCTGATTGTCTGGATGATTCCTTTCACAAGATCTATTGTCGGAACTTCTATCGGAATGAATGCCGCACTGGTTCCTTTAAGCATTGGTGCCGCACCATTCATCGCGAGACTGGTCGAAAACAGTTTACTCGAAATTCCAAACGGTTTAATTGAAACCGCGAGAGCATTGGGAGCAAGTCCGTTTCAGATCATCAGAAAAGTTCTGTTGCCGGAAGCGTTACCTTCTTTAATTAATAATGCAACGATTACTTTAATCACTTTAGTCGGCTATTCCGCAATGGGTGGAGCCGTCGGAGCCGGTGGATTGGGACAGATCGGTTATCAGTACGGCTACATTGGCTATGATGCTTTGATTATGAATCTGGTGCTAGGACTTCTCGTGGCTTTGGTGTTTATCATTCAGTTTTCGGGTGACCGATTGGCGAAGAGGGTTGATCATCGGTGA
- the metQ gene encoding methionine ABC transporter substrate-binding lipoprotein MetQ, whose protein sequence is MKKIKILSLAAGLLLFGACNSPKKDDPNFIKVGITSGPEQQIAETAKKVAKEKYNLEVELVSFNDYVVPNEALNNGDIDANAFQHVPYLDEQSKQRGYKLAVIGNTFVYPIIAYSKKIKSINELQNGSTIVIPNDPTNGGRSLLLLQKNGLLKLKDGIGLLPKVTDIAENPRQLKILEIEAPQLPRVLDDKEVVIAIINNNFAAQAGLDADKNGIFKEDKDSPYMNVVVSREDNKNTDKVKNFLKAYQSKEVEDKAREIFKGGAVKGWK, encoded by the coding sequence ATGAAAAAAATAAAAATTCTAAGTCTAGCAGCAGGACTGCTTTTGTTCGGAGCGTGTAATTCTCCAAAAAAAGATGATCCTAATTTCATCAAAGTAGGAATCACTTCCGGACCGGAACAGCAGATCGCCGAAACTGCAAAAAAAGTGGCAAAAGAAAAATACAATCTCGAAGTGGAACTGGTTTCATTCAATGATTACGTCGTTCCAAACGAGGCTTTAAACAACGGAGATATCGATGCGAATGCCTTTCAGCACGTTCCTTATCTTGATGAGCAGTCGAAACAGCGAGGCTATAAATTAGCGGTGATTGGAAACACTTTTGTTTACCCAATTATTGCTTATTCAAAAAAAATAAAAAGCATCAATGAACTTCAAAACGGAAGCACAATTGTAATTCCCAACGACCCAACCAACGGCGGACGTTCTCTTCTTCTTTTGCAGAAAAATGGTTTATTAAAATTAAAAGACGGCATCGGATTGCTACCGAAAGTTACCGACATTGCCGAAAATCCGCGACAGTTGAAAATTCTTGAGATTGAAGCTCCGCAATTACCCAGAGTTCTGGATGACAAAGAAGTTGTGATTGCGATTATCAACAATAATTTTGCAGCTCAGGCAGGTTTGGATGCTGATAAAAACGGAATTTTTAAAGAAGATAAAGATTCTCCTTACATGAATGTCGTGGTTTCAAGAGAAGACAATAAAAACACGGATAAAGTGAAAAATTTCCTCAAAGCTTATCAATCAAAAGAAGTGGAAGATAAAGCCAGAGAAATCTTTAAAGGTGGCGCTGTGAAGGGATGGAAGTAG
- a CDS encoding adenylosuccinate synthase, with protein sequence MSTYVVVGLQYGDEGKGKITDVLSAKSDYVVRFQGGDNAGHTVYVGEEKFVLHLLPSGVLQCKGKCIIANGVVVNPKSFIKEVNQIESKGLKTDHIFISRRAHVIMPYHILLDTYREEEHGGTQIGTTKKGIGPCYEDKIARVGIRMIDLLNPEILRDKIEKNLKIKNSLFEKYYDKPTLDVEEIYNEYLEIGKQLQDRIVDTELELNEAIRDGKNVLFEGAQALMLDIDFGTYPYVTSSSPSTGGVCTGAGVPPTSLQNLIGVAKAYCTRVGNGPFPSELDNELGESIRQIGGEFGATTGRPRRTGWLDLVSLKHACMINGINNLVITKLDVLTGIENLKIVTHYKTEDGKIIDYFTSSTEKLYNYKPIYQDLPGWNEDLTKVRSYDELPDTAQKYIEFIEKYLGINVYLVSVGPERSQNIIRKELF encoded by the coding sequence ATGTCAACTTACGTAGTTGTAGGTCTTCAGTATGGAGATGAAGGTAAAGGAAAAATCACGGATGTTTTATCGGCAAAATCTGATTACGTTGTACGTTTCCAGGGGGGCGACAATGCTGGTCACACGGTTTATGTGGGTGAAGAGAAATTCGTTTTGCACCTTCTTCCATCGGGAGTTCTTCAGTGCAAAGGGAAGTGTATCATTGCCAATGGGGTAGTGGTAAATCCTAAATCTTTCATTAAGGAGGTGAACCAGATCGAGAGCAAAGGCTTGAAGACGGATCACATTTTCATCAGCAGAAGAGCGCATGTCATCATGCCTTACCACATTCTTTTGGATACTTACCGTGAGGAAGAGCACGGAGGAACGCAGATTGGAACGACCAAAAAAGGAATCGGACCTTGCTACGAAGATAAGATCGCAAGAGTGGGAATCAGAATGATTGACCTTCTGAATCCTGAGATTTTAAGAGACAAAATCGAGAAAAACTTAAAAATTAAGAATTCTCTATTCGAAAAATATTACGACAAACCAACTTTAGACGTTGAAGAAATCTACAACGAATATCTGGAAATCGGAAAACAGCTTCAGGACAGAATTGTTGATACTGAACTGGAACTGAACGAAGCCATCAGAGACGGTAAAAATGTACTGTTTGAAGGAGCTCAGGCTTTGATGTTGGATATCGATTTTGGAACTTATCCATACGTTACTTCATCTTCTCCGTCGACCGGAGGTGTTTGTACAGGAGCTGGTGTTCCGCCAACTTCACTTCAGAATTTAATCGGTGTTGCCAAAGCATATTGCACAAGAGTAGGAAACGGACCTTTCCCTTCTGAACTGGACAATGAGTTGGGTGAAAGCATCAGACAAATTGGTGGTGAATTCGGTGCGACTACAGGTAGACCGAGAAGAACAGGTTGGTTAGACCTTGTTTCTTTGAAGCACGCTTGTATGATCAACGGAATCAATAATTTGGTCATCACTAAATTAGACGTTCTTACAGGAATTGAAAATCTGAAAATTGTTACGCATTACAAAACTGAAGACGGAAAAATTATTGATTATTTCACTTCTTCAACCGAAAAATTATACAACTACAAACCAATCTATCAGGATTTACCAGGTTGGAACGAAGATCTGACGAAAGTTAGAAGCTACGACGAACTTCCGGACACAGCTCAGAAATACATCGAGTTCATCGAAAAGTATCTTGGAATCAATGTTTATTTGGTTTCTGTAGGTCCTGAAAGAAGCCAGAACATCATCAGAAAAGAATTATTCTAA
- a CDS encoding GIY-YIG nuclease family protein, protein MEELKIINDEFNNGYFELNEELIHLLNKNDLNGSINNVLIGINQECFGVRLFDEEEIIIELFYITYNQKPEGDLIRINLNSKFYAIILLRFCSILETKYNLIKEIDTFNTFQKYLRTVLEKDKHFTITNLELKEWMEEGKEGTIINTFYKSIRVIEMIPKVEFLRSIFNNNYNIFNAEYKSEYIYLMVNKETSLIKIGFSKQPIFREKTLQSKEPEIFRIACWKAQRSVETELHRKYKEKRVRGEYFKLNLKDLHEINRFMENYN, encoded by the coding sequence ATGGAGGAATTAAAAATAATTAATGATGAATTTAATAACGGTTATTTTGAACTAAATGAAGAATTAATTCATTTACTTAACAAAAACGACTTAAATGGAAGTATCAACAATGTACTTATTGGAATTAATCAGGAATGTTTTGGTGTAAGATTATTTGATGAAGAAGAAATTATCATCGAATTATTTTATATAACTTATAACCAAAAACCAGAAGGAGATCTTATTAGGATAAATCTAAATAGCAAATTTTACGCTATAATTTTACTGAGATTCTGTTCAATTTTAGAAACGAAATACAACCTCATTAAAGAAATAGATACGTTTAACACCTTTCAAAAGTATTTAAGAACGGTATTAGAAAAGGATAAACACTTTACTATAACAAATCTTGAATTGAAAGAGTGGATGGAAGAGGGAAAAGAGGGAACTATCATAAACACATTTTACAAATCAATTAGAGTAATCGAAATGATTCCGAAAGTTGAGTTTTTAAGATCAATTTTCAATAATAACTATAATATTTTTAATGCAGAATACAAAAGTGAATACATTTATTTAATGGTAAATAAAGAAACCTCTTTAATAAAGATTGGCTTTAGCAAACAACCAATTTTTAGAGAAAAAACTTTACAATCCAAAGAACCAGAAATTTTCAGAATTGCTTGTTGGAAAGCACAACGCTCTGTGGAAACTGAATTACATAGAAAATATAAAGAAAAAAGAGTGAGAGGAGAGTACTTTAAATTAAACTTAAAAGACTTACATGAAATAAATAGATTCATGGAAAATTACAATTAA
- the hpt gene encoding hypoxanthine phosphoribosyltransferase translates to MESIQVHDKTFVPYLEDAEIQEIVKATALKIYEDYKDEVPVFIGVLNGVIMFFSDLLKHYPGECEIAFIQMSSYAGTESTGIVYQKMELTKDVKDRHIILVEDIVDTGNTVESLFKYFNETQRPKSVKIASFLLKPEVYKKDFKLDYIGKEIPNKFVLGYGLDYDELGRNLPNLYQLADGQINH, encoded by the coding sequence ATGGAAAGTATTCAAGTTCACGACAAAACTTTTGTGCCTTATTTAGAGGATGCCGAAATTCAGGAGATTGTAAAAGCTACCGCTCTGAAAATTTATGAAGATTATAAGGATGAAGTTCCTGTTTTCATTGGCGTTTTGAATGGTGTCATTATGTTTTTCTCTGATCTTTTAAAACATTATCCGGGTGAATGCGAAATTGCTTTTATCCAAATGAGCTCGTACGCCGGAACAGAATCTACAGGAATCGTTTACCAGAAAATGGAATTGACGAAAGACGTAAAAGACCGTCACATCATCTTAGTAGAAGATATCGTGGATACCGGAAATACGGTTGAAAGCCTTTTCAAATATTTCAACGAAACCCAACGCCCGAAATCTGTGAAAATCGCTTCATTTTTATTGAAACCTGAAGTTTACAAGAAAGATTTCAAACTGGATTACATCGGAAAAGAAATTCCAAACAAATTTGTTTTAGGGTACGGTCTTGATTACGATGAGTTGGGAAGAAATTTACCCAACCTGTATCAACTGGCTGACGGACAAATCAACCATTAA
- a CDS encoding adenylate kinase, which translates to MINIVLFGPPGSGKGTQAQNLIEKFNLKQISTGDLFRFNMKNDTELGKLAKSYIDKGELVPDQVTTDMLIDEIRKPTDAAGFIFDGYPRTAVQTEALEKIVKEELNDDIDVCLSLVVADDILLERLLKRGETSGRSDDSNAEIIGSRIKEYYAKTAEVAELYKQQGKYVEINGVGEINDISEMLFAEVEKVK; encoded by the coding sequence ATGATAAACATTGTTCTGTTCGGCCCTCCGGGGAGTGGAAAAGGTACACAAGCTCAAAACTTAATCGAGAAATTCAATTTAAAGCAAATCTCAACGGGAGATCTTTTCAGATTCAATATGAAAAATGATACCGAACTTGGGAAACTGGCTAAATCGTACATCGATAAAGGAGAATTGGTTCCGGATCAGGTAACGACAGATATGCTGATTGATGAGATCAGAAAACCGACCGATGCTGCCGGATTTATTTTCGACGGATATCCAAGAACAGCTGTACAGACAGAAGCTTTGGAAAAAATCGTGAAAGAAGAGCTGAATGATGATATTGATGTATGTCTTTCTCTTGTTGTAGCAGACGATATTTTGCTGGAAAGACTTTTGAAAAGAGGCGAAACCAGCGGAAGATCAGACGACAGCAATGCAGAGATCATCGGAAGCAGAATAAAAGAATATTACGCAAAAACTGCAGAAGTTGCAGAATTATATAAGCAGCAGGGCAAATACGTTGAGATCAACGGTGTAGGAGAAATCAATGATATCTCTGAAATGCTTTTTGCTGAAGTAGAAAAAGTAAAATAA
- the obgE gene encoding GTPase ObgE, which yields MSNFVDYVKIHCKSGHGGGGSAHLRREKYIPKGGPDGGDGGRGGHVIMRGNAHEWTLLPLRYTRHVKAERGQNGAKNQLTGAFGEDVYVDVPIGTIAKNEKGEVIGEIMEDGQEIILMEGGKGGRGNEFFKTSTNQTPRFAQPGMPGQEGYVVFELKILADVGLVGFPNAGKSTLLASVSAAKPKIANYAFTTLTPNLGIVDYRNYKSFVMADIPGIIEGAAEGKGLGHRFLRHIERNSILLFLIPADSEDHFQEFKILENELKEYNPELLDKDFIISVSKSDLLDEELRKEISAEFPENKRPLFFSGVTGEGTMELKDAIWKQLHG from the coding sequence ATGAGCAATTTTGTAGATTACGTAAAGATCCATTGTAAAAGTGGTCATGGTGGCGGAGGTTCTGCCCACTTACGCCGTGAAAAATATATTCCCAAAGGTGGTCCTGATGGTGGAGACGGAGGCCGTGGCGGTCACGTGATCATGAGAGGAAATGCCCATGAATGGACTTTACTTCCACTTCGTTATACCCGTCACGTAAAAGCGGAACGTGGACAGAACGGAGCGAAAAACCAATTGACAGGAGCTTTTGGTGAAGATGTTTATGTAGACGTTCCCATTGGAACGATTGCTAAAAATGAGAAGGGTGAGGTAATAGGCGAAATCATGGAAGACGGTCAGGAAATTATCCTGATGGAAGGCGGAAAAGGCGGAAGAGGAAATGAATTTTTCAAAACTTCTACCAACCAGACGCCCCGTTTTGCACAGCCAGGTATGCCGGGACAGGAAGGTTACGTAGTTTTCGAACTTAAAATCTTAGCAGATGTAGGTTTGGTAGGATTTCCAAATGCCGGAAAATCTACTCTTTTGGCATCAGTTTCTGCTGCTAAACCGAAAATCGCCAATTACGCTTTCACCACTTTAACTCCAAACCTTGGAATTGTGGATTACAGAAACTATAAATCTTTTGTAATGGCTGATATTCCCGGGATTATCGAAGGTGCTGCGGAAGGTAAAGGTTTAGGACACAGATTCCTGAGACATATTGAAAGAAATTCGATTTTATTATTTTTAATTCCTGCGGATTCTGAAGATCATTTTCAGGAGTTTAAAATTTTGGAAAACGAGTTGAAAGAATACAATCCTGAACTTTTAGATAAAGATTTCATTATTTCCGTTTCAAAATCTGATCTTTTGGATGAAGAATTAAGGAAAGAAATTTCAGCAGAATTTCCGGAAAACAAAAGACCCCTGTTTTTCTCAGGTGTTACCGGTGAAGGAACAATGGAACTGAAAGATGCCATCTGGAAGCAACTACACGGATAA
- a CDS encoding porin family protein: MTRNFFLTLAVTISGFMTAQTTSESSDSDFKFGAKAGYSLSNMKIFDDKLDSKSYFYAGFVVEKPVSSNVSIQAEALYTQIGGTDSLPLVQLVGNEIVEMGNVDFNYQFTQIQIPVSVKYYFVPKFSASAGMNFGFNLSEKMKTDVIVNGTDSQDLVDYKTLNLFPFLGAEYKITDKIFVDARYNFNFFDTHRKGFETKIGFLQAGVGYRFN; the protein is encoded by the coding sequence ATGACAAGGAATTTTTTTTTGACCTTAGCGGTCACAATTTCGGGATTTATGACTGCACAGACAACTTCTGAAAGCTCTGATTCTGATTTTAAATTTGGCGCAAAAGCGGGCTATTCGTTATCAAACATGAAAATTTTTGATGACAAACTCGATTCCAAATCTTATTTCTATGCAGGTTTTGTTGTGGAAAAACCAGTTTCATCAAACGTAAGCATTCAGGCTGAAGCTTTGTATACTCAGATTGGCGGTACAGATTCTCTTCCGCTGGTACAGCTTGTTGGTAACGAAATCGTTGAAATGGGAAATGTTGATTTTAATTATCAGTTTACTCAGATTCAGATTCCTGTTTCGGTAAAATATTATTTTGTTCCGAAATTTTCGGCTTCCGCAGGCATGAATTTCGGATTTAATCTTTCTGAAAAAATGAAAACCGATGTAATTGTAAACGGTACAGATTCTCAGGATCTGGTAGATTATAAAACTCTAAACCTCTTCCCTTTTCTTGGTGCAGAATATAAAATAACTGACAAAATTTTTGTTGACGCAAGATACAATTTCAACTTTTTTGATACTCACAGGAAAGGTTTTGAAACAAAAATTGGTTTTCTGCAAGCCGGTGTAGGTTACAGATTTAATTAA
- a CDS encoding DUF6438 domain-containing protein, which produces MKYLLAIFASIFLFSCATQKADSKYARIEYEAGPCFGSCPMFKITINPDRTAVFEAEHFNFSKNFSKSEFDKPREGTFKGSIKEGDYKKLTALIDGLNIKSMNDKYGSRNITDMATSYLRIKFADGTSKEVEDYGKNGSPKLVEVYKFFEELRTNQDWKKVE; this is translated from the coding sequence ATGAAATATTTATTGGCAATCTTTGCATCCATTTTTCTTTTTTCCTGCGCTACACAAAAAGCAGATTCAAAATACGCTCGAATCGAATATGAAGCCGGACCATGTTTTGGTTCTTGCCCGATGTTTAAAATCACCATCAATCCGGACAGAACAGCAGTTTTTGAAGCTGAACATTTTAATTTTTCTAAAAACTTCAGCAAAAGTGAGTTTGACAAACCGAGAGAAGGTACTTTCAAAGGAAGCATCAAAGAAGGAGATTATAAAAAGCTGACTGCATTAATTGACGGACTGAACATTAAATCGATGAATGATAAGTACGGGAGCAGAAATATCACTGATATGGCAACTTCATATTTAAGAATAAAATTTGCTGACGGAACTTCCAAAGAAGTTGAAGATTACGGTAAAAACGGAAGCCCGAAACTGGTGGAAGTTTACAAATTTTTTGAAGAACTGAGAACCAATCAGGACTGGAAAAAAGTGGAGTGA
- a CDS encoding DEAD/DEAH box helicase, translated as MLFTDLNLIKPILDALQDQGYEKPTPIQEQAIPSILEQRDVLGTAQTGTGKTAAFAIPILQNLSERKGPKNNHIKALILTPTRELAIQIEESFNDYGKNLHLRQLVVFGGVKQGNQEKALRRGVDILVATPGRLLDFIAQGIISLKNLEIFVLDEADRMLDMGFVHDVKRIIKLLPQRRQTLFFSATMPTEIQKLADSILNTPIKVSVTPISSTAETIKQSVYFVDKDKKLDLLSHILQENIKESVLVFSRTKHGADKIARKLQASNITAEAIHGNKSQNARQNALSNFKSGKTRVLVATDIAARGIDIDELKYVINFELSDVAETYVHRIGRTGRAGAEGSSLSFVDGLDLLNLKDTEKLIGMKIPVVKDHPFHTDNLVVEKRDSNNKPFIPKPKPAGQQKSDHSKKPKNKSNFFRKK; from the coding sequence TTGTTATTTACCGACTTAAATTTGATCAAGCCCATTCTCGATGCGCTTCAAGATCAAGGTTATGAAAAACCAACCCCTATTCAGGAACAGGCGATTCCTTCAATATTAGAGCAAAGAGATGTGCTTGGTACAGCACAGACGGGAACAGGAAAAACAGCCGCTTTTGCCATCCCAATTCTACAGAACCTCAGCGAAAGAAAAGGTCCGAAAAACAATCATATCAAGGCACTGATCCTTACGCCAACAAGAGAACTGGCGATTCAGATTGAAGAAAGTTTCAACGATTACGGAAAAAATTTACACTTAAGACAACTTGTTGTTTTCGGTGGTGTAAAACAGGGAAATCAGGAAAAAGCTTTGAGAAGAGGCGTTGATATCCTTGTGGCTACACCGGGAAGATTACTGGATTTTATAGCACAGGGAATTATCTCCCTTAAAAATCTTGAAATTTTCGTATTGGATGAGGCCGACAGAATGCTCGATATGGGTTTTGTACACGACGTAAAAAGAATCATTAAACTTCTACCTCAGAGAAGACAGACTCTGTTTTTCTCTGCAACGATGCCCACAGAAATTCAGAAACTGGCAGATTCAATTTTGAATACACCAATCAAAGTTTCGGTAACTCCGATTTCTTCGACTGCTGAAACCATCAAACAATCTGTTTATTTTGTTGATAAAGACAAAAAGCTGGATCTGCTTTCACATATTCTTCAGGAAAACATCAAAGAATCTGTTTTGGTATTCTCAAGAACCAAGCATGGTGCAGATAAAATTGCCAGAAAATTACAGGCTTCAAACATCACAGCAGAAGCGATTCACGGGAATAAATCTCAGAATGCGAGACAGAATGCTTTAAGTAATTTCAAATCAGGAAAAACCCGCGTTTTGGTGGCAACAGACATCGCTGCGAGAGGAATTGATATTGATGAACTTAAATATGTAATCAACTTTGAACTTTCGGATGTAGCAGAAACTTATGTTCACAGAATTGGCAGAACAGGCCGTGCGGGAGCAGAAGGAAGTTCGCTTTCGTTTGTTGACGGTTTAGATCTATTAAATTTAAAGGATACCGAAAAATTGATAGGAATGAAAATCCCTGTGGTGAAAGACCATCCTTTCCATACGGATAATCTGGTAGTTGAAAAAAGAGATTCCAACAATAAACCTTTTATTCCAAAACCGAAACCTGCAGGTCAGCAAAAATCTGATCACAGCAAGAAGCCTAAGAATAAAAGCAATTTTTTCAGAAAGAAATAA